A stretch of the Panicum virgatum strain AP13 chromosome 9N, P.virgatum_v5, whole genome shotgun sequence genome encodes the following:
- the LOC120693239 gene encoding probable indole-3-acetic acid-amido synthetase GH3.8: MAVMADMPAATALRAPAPAAAAGTGTGTDKDAEKLRFIEEMTSNVDALQERVLAEILSRNAGTEYLARCGLAGATDRAAFRARVPVVTYEDLQPDIQRIANGDRSPILSAHPISEFLTSSGTSAGERKLMPTIKEELDRRQLLYSLLMPVMNQFVPGLDKGKALYFLFVKSETTTPGGLTARPVLTSYYKSEHFKNRPYDPYHDYTSPTAAILCADAFQSMYAQMACGLCQRHAVLRVGAVFASGLLRAIRFLQLHWEQLAADIEAGALTPRVSDPSVREAVAGILRPDPELARFLRAECSRGDWAGIVTRVWPNTRYLDVIVTGAMQQYIPTLEYYSGGLPMACTMYASSECYFGLNLRPMCPPPEVRYTMMPNMGYFEFLPVNEASGVAPGGAAQLVDLARVEAGREYELVITTYAGLYRYRVGDILRVAGFHNAAPQFRFVRRKNVLLSIESDKTDEAELQRAVDRAAALLRGGGAAVVEYTSHACTRSIPGHYVVYWELLATAEPGRQQVDGETLELCCLEMEEALSSVYRQSRVADGSIGPLEIRVVRPGTFEELMDYAISRGASINQYKVPRCVSFPPIVELLDSRVVSRHFSPSPPHWEPAPPPPRRSD, encoded by the exons ATGGCGGTGATGGCGGACATgccagcggcgacggcgctgcgcgcgccggccccggccgccgcggcgggcaccggcaccggcaccgacAAGGACGCCGAGAAGCTGAGGTTCATCGAGGAGATGACCTCCAACGTCGACGCCTTGCAGGAGCGCGTGCTGGCCGAGATCCTCTCCAGGAACGCCGGGACCGAGTACCTGGCGCGctgcggcctcgccggcgccaccgaCCGCGCCGCGTTCCGCGCCAGGGTGCCCGTCGTCACCTACGAGGACCTGCAGCCGGACATCCAGCGCATCGCCAACGGGGACCGTTCGCCCATCCTCTCCGCGCACCCCATCTCCGAGTTCCTCACCAGCTCCGGGACCTCGGCCGGCGAGCGCAAGCTGATGCCCACCATCAAGGAGGAGCTCGACCGGCGCCAGCTGCTCTACAGCCTCCTCATGCCGGTCATGAACCA GTTCGTGCCTGGTCTGGACAAGGGCAAGGCGCTCTACTTCCTGTTCGTCAAGTCGGAGACGACGACGCCCGGCGGGCTGACGGCGCGGCCCGTGCTGACGAGCTACTACAAGAGCGAGCACTTCAAGAACCGGCCCTACGACCCGTACCACGACTACACGAGCCCCACGGCGGCCATCCTCTGCGCCGACGCGTTCCAGAGCATGTACGCGCAGATGGCGTGCGGGCTCTGCCAGCGCCACGCCGTGCTCCGCGTGGGCGCCGTGTTCGCGTCGGGCCTCCTCCGCGCCATCCGCTTCCTGCAGCTCCACTgggagcagctcgccgccgacaTCGAGGCCGGCGCGCTGACCCCGCGCGTGTCCGACCCGTCCGTCCGCGAGGCCGTCGCCGGCATCCTCCGCCCGGACCCGGAGCTGGCCCGGTTCCTCCGCGCCGAGTGCTCCCGCGGCGACTGGGCGGGCATCGTCACCCGCGTGTGGCCCAACACCCGGTACCTGGACGTGATCGTCACCGGCGCGATGCAGCAGTACATCCCCACCCTCGAGTACTACAGCGGCGGCCTGCCCATGGCGTGCACCATGTACGCCTCCTCCGAGTGCTACTTCGGGCTCAACCTCCGGCCCATGTGCCCGCCGCCGGAGGTGCGCTACACCATGATGCCCAACATGGGCTACTTCGAGTTCCTCCCCGTGAACGAGGCGAGCGGCGtggcgccgggcggcgccgCGCAGCTGGTGGACCTGGCCCGCGTGGAGGCCGGGCGCGAGTACGAGCTGGTGATCACCACGTACGCGGGGCTCTACCGCTACCGCGTCGGCGACATCCTCCGCGTGGCCGGGTTCCACAACGCGGCGCCGCAGTTCCGGTTCGTGCGCCGCAAGAACGTGCTGCTCTCCATCGAGTCCGACAAGACCGACGAGGCGGAGCTGCAGCGCGCCGTggaccgcgcggcggcgctcctccgcggcggcggcgcggcggtggtggagtaCACGAGCCACGCGTGCACCCGCAGCATCCCAGGCCACTACGTGGTGTACTGGGAGCTGCTGGCCACCGCCGAGCCCGGGCGGCAGCAGGTGGACGGGGAGACGCTGGAGCTGTGCtgcctggagatggaggaggcgCTCAGCTCGGTGTACCGGCAGAGCCGCGTGGCGGACGGCTCCATCGGGCCGCTGGAGATCCGGGTGGTGCGCCCCGGCACGTTCGAGGAGCTCATGGACTACGCCATCTCCCGGGGGGCCTCCATCAACCAGTACAAGGTGCCCCGCTGCGTGTCCTTCCCGCCCATCGTGGAGCTGCTCGACTCCCGCGTCGTGTCGCGCCACTtcagcccctcgccgccgcactgggagccggcgccgccgccgccgcgccgctccgacTAG